Proteins from a genomic interval of Salinarchaeum sp. Harcht-Bsk1:
- a CDS encoding aspartate kinase encodes MRVVAKFGGTSLGTGERIERAADTVASAIEEGHEVAVVASAMGSTTDELLDEITFETDEADRAQIVSMGERTSVRMLKAALASRGVDAMFLEPGSELWPVITDAHGELDVEKTEEAAQALAAVMDGVVPVITGFLAETVDGDVTTLGRGGSDTTAVMLGKYMNADEVVIVTDVEGVMTGDPTVVEGARNVGEITVDELRNLSFRGAEVVAPSALAYKDDRMDVRVTHYQHGDLLRGGTRIEGEFRNLVDMREEALACMTVAGRAIRNSPGILQRLSTALGENDINVDAVASGMDSITYYVDQSQAEAAEAVLHDEVVSQEPLSSVTVSDDVAVIRVTGGQLPNRPGVLTDIVNPLGDAHINIRDLITSATSVAIFVDWDDREETLEIVQQQF; translated from the coding sequence ATGCGCGTAGTCGCGAAGTTCGGCGGCACCAGCCTCGGTACCGGCGAGCGAATCGAGCGAGCAGCGGACACCGTCGCGAGCGCCATCGAGGAGGGCCACGAGGTCGCCGTCGTCGCATCGGCGATGGGCAGCACGACCGACGAACTCCTCGACGAGATCACCTTCGAGACCGACGAGGCCGACCGCGCCCAGATCGTCAGCATGGGCGAGCGGACCTCGGTGCGGATGCTCAAGGCCGCGCTGGCGTCTCGCGGCGTCGACGCGATGTTCCTCGAACCGGGCTCGGAGCTCTGGCCCGTCATCACGGACGCCCACGGCGAACTCGACGTCGAGAAGACGGAGGAGGCCGCCCAGGCGCTCGCGGCGGTCATGGACGGCGTCGTGCCCGTCATCACCGGGTTCCTCGCCGAGACCGTCGACGGCGACGTGACCACGCTCGGCCGCGGTGGTTCCGACACCACCGCCGTCATGCTCGGCAAGTACATGAACGCCGACGAGGTCGTCATCGTCACCGACGTCGAAGGCGTCATGACCGGCGATCCGACGGTCGTCGAAGGCGCCCGGAACGTCGGCGAGATCACCGTCGACGAACTTCGGAACCTCTCCTTCCGCGGCGCCGAGGTCGTCGCGCCCTCCGCGCTCGCCTACAAGGACGACCGCATGGACGTCCGCGTCACCCACTACCAGCACGGCGACCTCCTCCGAGGGGGTACCCGCATCGAGGGCGAGTTCCGCAACCTCGTCGACATGCGCGAAGAAGCGCTGGCCTGCATGACCGTCGCGGGCCGCGCGATCCGGAACAGCCCCGGCATCCTCCAGCGGCTCTCGACCGCACTCGGCGAGAACGACATCAACGTCGACGCGGTCGCCTCCGGGATGGACTCGATCACCTACTACGTCGACCAGTCCCAGGCCGAGGCCGCCGAGGCGGTGCTCCACGACGAGGTCGTCTCCCAGGAGCCACTCTCGAGCGTCACCGTCTCCGACGACGTCGCCGTGATCCGGGTCACCGGCGGACAGCTCCCGAACCGGCCCGGCGTGCTCACGGACATCGTCAACCCGCTCGGCGATGCCCACATCAACATCCGCGACCTGATCACCTCCGCGACCTCCGTCGCGATCTTCGTCGACTGGGACGACCGCGAGGAGACCCTCGAGATCGTCCAGCAGCAGTTCTGA
- a CDS encoding ATPase domain-containing protein has product MSDESAPSYCDFCRLPRPAGTIEAEIGGERYVFCSTHCRDAMASADRVFTRYHGHRRFSPGVEAIDAVLPQGCPRNAFLLCSAQAGTRVGALQAELVWRALQRDEPAVLVTFQEPPSSVVERFVTLDWNVLPYLESGQLRFVDCFSYRMADHGEPHGAVSPWNTHLATAVAPATERVRDPTDADEIANKLETVLDGDGGAAAKLQRGASAADPGREPMVETGIVVIDSLTEFGSLVQPVQAYDFVKDLRADVCKARFVPVFAGATYGGDAGAFPHDLAYVADGLIDCKLDGEIVADGLVKRMRVRKLDGVLSYQRWIAYEFTAGRGLVPFDPEAQIERAGADAEASDAESEETGTDEGDANDETEESDAADGGGNGDDGSGADGEGGDDDGESGEDVPDGTDDRANAEAGGPASEQSTVSGEDRDDQSPD; this is encoded by the coding sequence ATGAGCGACGAGTCCGCGCCGTCGTACTGTGACTTCTGCCGGCTTCCCCGGCCGGCGGGCACGATCGAGGCGGAGATCGGCGGCGAGAGGTACGTCTTCTGCTCGACGCACTGCCGGGACGCGATGGCCAGCGCGGACCGGGTGTTCACGCGCTATCACGGCCACCGGCGGTTCTCTCCTGGCGTCGAGGCCATCGATGCCGTGTTGCCCCAGGGCTGCCCGCGGAACGCCTTTCTGCTCTGTTCCGCCCAGGCCGGCACCCGCGTCGGGGCGCTGCAGGCCGAACTCGTCTGGCGAGCGCTCCAGCGCGACGAACCGGCGGTACTCGTCACGTTCCAGGAGCCCCCGTCGTCGGTCGTCGAGCGGTTCGTCACGCTCGACTGGAACGTCCTCCCCTACCTCGAATCCGGACAGCTCCGGTTCGTCGATTGCTTCAGCTACCGGATGGCCGACCACGGCGAGCCCCACGGCGCGGTGAGTCCCTGGAACACGCACCTCGCGACTGCCGTCGCACCCGCGACCGAGCGGGTCCGGGATCCGACCGACGCCGACGAGATCGCGAACAAACTCGAGACCGTCCTCGACGGCGACGGGGGCGCTGCGGCGAAGCTCCAGCGAGGTGCCTCGGCGGCCGATCCCGGCCGCGAGCCGATGGTCGAGACCGGAATCGTCGTGATCGACTCGCTGACGGAGTTCGGCTCGCTCGTCCAGCCAGTCCAGGCGTACGACTTCGTGAAGGACCTCCGGGCCGACGTCTGCAAGGCCCGCTTCGTCCCGGTCTTCGCCGGCGCGACGTACGGCGGCGACGCCGGCGCATTCCCCCACGATCTGGCCTACGTCGCGGACGGGCTGATCGATTGCAAGCTCGACGGCGAGATCGTTGCGGACGGCCTCGTCAAGCGCATGCGGGTCCGGAAGCTCGACGGGGTGCTCTCCTACCAGCGCTGGATCGCCTACGAGTTCACGGCGGGGCGAGGACTGGTCCCCTTCGATCCCGAGGCGCAGATCGAACGGGCCGGGGCGGACGCCGAAGCGAGCGATGCGGAGAGCGAGGAAACCGGAACGGACGAGGGCGACGCGAACGACGAGACCGAGGAGTCGGACGCCGCGGACGGCGGAGGGAACGGCGACGATGGGAGCGGTGCCGACGGGGAAGGTGGGGACGACGACGGTGAAAGCGGGGAAGACGTGCCGGACGGGACCGACGACCGGGCGAACGCCGAGGCGGGCGGCCCGGCCTCCGAGCAGTCGACGGTCTCGGGAGAGGATCGAGACGACCAGTCCCCGGACTGA
- a CDS encoding Dna2/Cas4 domain-containing protein — translation MSVAFSDLRVAAYCPRKLYYRRREPDRSPPEVVTERRDLATCYPELLAADDATLRELPIEKPPPTYRRTLQRTRERLDCWPDVVDPIARNVLLTGKEARGIAHKLVGDPPRPAIVSPGDPPPTGVWEPHSVQAVAAAKALAWERQRPVESAIVEYPTHGVIRSVELTTRRKSQYRSALRAAAELDGPPSRIENDAKCEPCEYAESCGVRSRSLGSLLGD, via the coding sequence ATGTCCGTCGCGTTCAGCGACCTCCGCGTCGCCGCATACTGCCCCCGAAAACTGTACTACCGCCGACGGGAGCCGGATCGCTCGCCGCCGGAAGTCGTCACCGAGCGTCGGGACCTCGCGACCTGCTATCCCGAGTTGCTGGCGGCTGACGACGCGACGTTGCGGGAGCTACCGATCGAGAAACCACCGCCGACGTACCGCAGGACGCTCCAGCGGACCCGCGAGCGACTCGACTGCTGGCCGGACGTCGTCGATCCGATCGCGCGTAACGTCCTCCTGACGGGGAAGGAGGCTCGCGGCATCGCGCACAAGCTCGTGGGCGATCCGCCGCGGCCCGCGATCGTCTCGCCGGGCGACCCGCCCCCGACCGGTGTGTGGGAACCCCACTCCGTGCAGGCCGTCGCCGCGGCGAAGGCCCTGGCGTGGGAGCGCCAGCGGCCGGTCGAATCGGCGATCGTCGAGTACCCCACCCACGGCGTGATCCGATCGGTGGAGCTGACGACCCGGCGGAAATCGCAGTACAGGTCGGCGTTGCGGGCGGCCGCGGAACTCGACGGTCCGCCGAGCAGGATCGAGAACGACGCCAAGTGCGAGCCCTGCGAGTACGCCGAGAGCTGCGGCGTCCGTTCGCGCTCGCTCGGGTCGCTGCTCGGCGACTGA
- a CDS encoding (Fe-S)-binding protein: protein MTFWAAGTAVLQSGDDVTRPTFFEISHVGEILFYLLAAIAIGIFVRGVYLRVSRWTRGREDPRDRLANLPGRIRRAVTDIGSNAPLFDRDPYAGVMHTFLLWGFLTLFVGTSILAIDMDVIQPLMDTSFWTGDFYRAYEVVMDAMGLLFVVGVAMAMYRRYWIRSERLWGPRVSVADDAFVWTLFVLGVGGFLLEALGILGRGVPDFEVVSFVGYGLALAFEGAGLTAEDAATIYPAVWWIHAFHALAFIALIPYFKAFHMLSSFANVVAQDDEAGARLPGIPADLDHENATDVDHFTWKEQLDQDACTNCGRCSSVCPANASGRPLDPRNVILDLKNYRESLEDGGPERPIVGEFDGLRADGGTMADGGTMTDGGAATADAGGATGDPEPGIPEHASPTTAGTNREPVEPDEDDAVIDRDAMESCMACMACMDACPVEIEHLTSFTRMNRQLVDEGAVDPNVQDVFQDVMQKGNSFGESQSKRADWADPLDLEPTDAREESVEFLWYVGDFPSYDDRNKQVARSLAKLFDEAGVDWGIVYDDEKMDGNDVRRIGEEFLFLELAGHHVETFEDCEFETIVCTDPHSFNTIKNEYPEVDFGEFADDPVMPFEFDEQWNADGEIDVKHWTQVLADLQARGDLGLAGDELDYTVTFHDPCHLGRYNGVYEPPRDLLTAAGCDLHEMPRNRSDSFCCGGGGGGVWTEHDEETKPSEERLREANQDTAAGDAVEKFVVACPLCTTMFEDGRKTGGFEDDLDVVDVAELLVEALGLEDAREDANGD, encoded by the coding sequence ATGACATTCTGGGCGGCGGGAACGGCGGTCTTGCAGTCCGGCGACGACGTGACGCGGCCGACCTTCTTCGAGATCAGCCACGTCGGGGAGATCCTCTTCTACCTGCTCGCGGCGATCGCGATCGGGATCTTCGTGCGCGGCGTCTACCTCCGCGTCAGCCGCTGGACTCGAGGGCGGGAGGATCCGCGGGACCGCCTCGCGAATCTCCCCGGGCGAATCCGTCGCGCCGTGACCGACATCGGCTCGAACGCACCCCTGTTCGATCGGGATCCCTACGCCGGCGTGATGCACACCTTCCTCCTCTGGGGCTTTCTCACCCTCTTCGTCGGCACTTCGATTCTCGCGATCGACATGGACGTGATCCAGCCCCTCATGGACACCTCCTTCTGGACCGGCGACTTCTACCGCGCTTACGAGGTCGTGATGGACGCGATGGGCCTCCTGTTCGTCGTCGGCGTCGCAATGGCGATGTATCGCCGCTACTGGATCCGCTCCGAGCGGCTCTGGGGCCCCCGCGTCTCCGTCGCCGACGACGCCTTCGTCTGGACGCTGTTCGTCCTCGGCGTCGGCGGCTTCCTCCTCGAAGCGCTGGGGATCCTCGGCCGTGGCGTTCCCGACTTCGAGGTCGTGAGCTTCGTCGGCTACGGGCTCGCGCTGGCCTTCGAGGGCGCCGGCCTCACCGCCGAGGACGCCGCCACGATCTACCCCGCCGTCTGGTGGATCCACGCCTTCCACGCGCTGGCGTTCATCGCGCTGATTCCCTACTTCAAGGCGTTCCACATGCTCTCCTCGTTCGCGAACGTCGTCGCGCAGGACGACGAGGCGGGTGCCCGCCTCCCCGGCATTCCGGCGGACCTCGACCACGAGAACGCCACGGACGTCGACCACTTCACCTGGAAGGAACAGCTCGATCAGGACGCCTGCACGAACTGCGGTCGCTGTTCCTCGGTCTGTCCCGCGAACGCCTCCGGCAGGCCGCTCGATCCCCGGAACGTGATCCTCGACCTCAAGAACTACCGCGAGTCGCTGGAGGATGGCGGCCCGGAGCGCCCGATCGTCGGGGAGTTCGACGGGCTCCGGGCTGATGGCGGGACGATGGCGGACGGGGGAACGATGACGGACGGTGGAGCCGCCACCGCTGACGCCGGTGGAGCGACCGGCGACCCCGAACCCGGGATTCCCGAGCACGCCTCCCCGACCACGGCCGGGACCAACCGAGAGCCGGTCGAGCCCGACGAGGACGACGCCGTCATCGACAGGGACGCCATGGAGTCCTGTATGGCCTGCATGGCCTGCATGGACGCCTGCCCGGTCGAGATCGAGCACCTCACCTCCTTCACGCGGATGAACCGGCAGCTCGTCGACGAGGGCGCGGTCGATCCCAACGTCCAGGACGTCTTCCAGGACGTGATGCAGAAGGGCAACAGCTTCGGCGAGTCCCAGTCCAAGCGCGCGGACTGGGCGGATCCACTCGACCTCGAGCCGACCGACGCCCGCGAGGAGTCCGTCGAGTTCCTCTGGTACGTCGGCGACTTCCCGAGCTACGACGATCGGAACAAGCAGGTCGCTCGCTCGCTCGCGAAACTCTTCGACGAAGCCGGCGTCGACTGGGGGATCGTCTACGACGACGAGAAGATGGACGGCAACGACGTCCGGCGGATCGGCGAGGAGTTCCTCTTCCTCGAACTCGCGGGCCACCACGTCGAGACCTTCGAGGACTGCGAGTTCGAGACCATCGTCTGCACCGACCCGCACTCGTTCAACACGATCAAGAACGAGTACCCGGAGGTCGACTTCGGCGAGTTCGCGGACGACCCCGTGATGCCCTTCGAGTTCGACGAGCAGTGGAACGCCGACGGCGAAATCGACGTGAAACACTGGACGCAGGTGCTCGCCGACCTCCAGGCGCGCGGCGACCTCGGCCTCGCCGGCGACGAACTCGACTACACCGTCACCTTCCACGACCCGTGCCACCTCGGGCGATACAACGGCGTCTACGAACCGCCGCGGGACCTGCTGACCGCCGCGGGTTGCGACCTGCACGAGATGCCGCGCAATCGCTCCGATTCCTTCTGCTGTGGCGGCGGGGGCGGCGGCGTGTGGACCGAGCACGACGAGGAGACCAAGCCCAGCGAGGAACGGCTACGGGAGGCGAACCAGGACACGGCCGCTGGCGACGCCGTCGAGAAGTTCGTCGTCGCGTGCCCGCTCTGTACCACGATGTTCGAGGACGGCCGCAAGACCGGCGGCTTCGAGGACGACCTGGACGTCGTCGACGTCGCGGAACTGCTCGTCGAGGCGCTGGGGCTGGAGGACGCGCGCGAGGACGCGAACGGCGACTGA
- a CDS encoding molybdenum cofactor biosynthesis protein B, with protein sequence MVDFQSRDTRRSLGGDESEDRDDADDPDETTGEDPSSDGSSETGDDDPAEDEHDHGSEHADHDHHADDLETVSAAVLTVSTSRSIDDDASGDAIVEVLEGEGHEIATRELVNDDYDGVQSAVSALVNRKDVDAVVTTGGTGVAPADVTPEAVRPLFEKELPGFGELFRAKSREEIGTRVVGTRALAGIADGVPVFCLPGSESAARTGTAEVVEPEVGHLAGLSRPHDIEEE encoded by the coding sequence ATGGTCGACTTTCAATCCCGGGACACCCGGCGCTCGCTCGGCGGCGACGAGAGCGAGGACCGGGACGACGCCGACGATCCAGATGAGACGACCGGGGAGGACCCCTCGTCCGACGGATCGAGCGAAACGGGGGACGACGACCCAGCCGAGGATGAACATGACCACGGCAGCGAACACGCCGACCACGATCACCACGCCGACGACCTCGAGACCGTCTCGGCCGCTGTCCTCACGGTCTCGACCTCCCGCTCGATCGACGACGACGCCTCGGGCGACGCGATCGTCGAAGTGCTGGAAGGCGAGGGGCACGAAATCGCGACTCGCGAACTCGTGAACGACGACTACGACGGCGTCCAGTCGGCGGTGAGCGCTCTCGTGAATCGCAAGGACGTCGACGCCGTGGTCACGACCGGTGGGACCGGCGTCGCGCCGGCGGACGTCACGCCCGAGGCCGTCCGGCCGCTCTTCGAGAAGGAACTGCCGGGGTTCGGGGAGCTGTTCCGGGCGAAATCCCGCGAGGAGATCGGCACGCGCGTCGTCGGCACCCGGGCGCTCGCGGGGATCGCCGACGGCGTTCCCGTGTTCTGCCTGCCCGGGAGCGAGTCGGCGGCGCGAACCGGCACGGCCGAGGTCGTCGAACCGGAGGTCGGTCACCTCGCCGGGCTGTCCAGACCCCACGACATCGAGGAGGAGTGA